In Macaca fascicularis isolate 582-1 chromosome 12, T2T-MFA8v1.1, the genomic stretch AGGTGCTCCGATCCCTCCAGTCTCCTCGAGCTGTTTCTGGAGCTCGTGGGGGATGGCACTGCAGGGAAGCCTCTGGTCCCAGCACACGCTCCTGAGAACCCCAGCCACTGTCCAGGGCCCCAGGCACCAGCTCTGCTCTGTGACAGGGTGGGGTTTCAGAAGCTGAAGCCTCCCCTCAAATCTCAGCAGCCCCCCTTTCTGGAGCCTTGATGTGATCCACAAAATATGGGGGTATGGACAGAGCATGTGCCTCCGGAGTACACTTTTCTGGGAGAGAGACAGGAGCAGGAGTGTGCCCTGGGGTTAGTGCTTGATTGTGGCATTGAGGGACATCAGCTTGGCCAGCTCCACAGTGGCCACGCTGGTTAATACTCAACCAACCGCCACAGCCAAGACGGTCCCAATCCAAAGTCCACAAACTTTTCAAGGGGACCCAGGGTCAGCAGAGGCCAGGACCCCAAGTGGTCATCAGGGCACTCAGGCTCAGATGCCTGCGGTATATGGCCTCCCCTGTCCCCATTCTGTACCCTCGGCTGCAAGTTCTTCCCCTCCCACAACCCTGGCCACGAGCAGCACGCAGGATAGGGGCAGAGAGAAGGAGGGGACGAGGGCCTGATTCCTGGAGTCCCAGCTCCAACAGAGGGCCAGACTGCTGCCTCGCTCACCCCTCATCCTTCGCTCTGTCATCCACCACACCAGTGGTGTGCCAGCCCTGGGCCAGGTGCGGCCCCGACCCCCAGGAGCTCACTCTGCTTGGGGAGACACTGGCCAGTGTGGCCTGAGAAAGGGTGTTTGAGCTGAGCTCTGTCAAGGGCACCCCAGGAGCCTTGGCTCCAACAGTCGGGGGGTCAAGATGGCCCTGGCTCTACACACAGAGAGGCTCTCACTGGGCAGAGTACGCCCTCGTCTTCAGGCAGCCAGGGTGGGGTCCAGCCCTCACAGGGCCCCCCTGCTCAGCAGGGCCACGGGTGCCCAACGCTGGCTTCTACAGTGTGTGCGGGACACTCACGGCCCACTCTGTCCTGCACCCAGGAGCCCGAGTGCACCCAATGACCAAGGACCCTGGAGGCCACTACACActgcaggaggtggaggaggtaggGGGACCCAGGGTGGGGGTCAGGTCTGGAAGGAGGTTGgggggcatgctggctcatgggCTGCCTGGCAGTGACCAGCCAGTGGGGTGGGATCAGAGCCGGGAGGCTGGGGCCCATGGCTGGCCCTCAGCCCATCCTAGCATCTCCTGAGTGGCCACAGGGGAGGGCTCCATTACCTGGGAATGATGGGAAGACTGGTAGGGAGGCTTCTGTCTGGCAGGGAAACTGAGTCAGGAGCTTGGTCCTGTGGGCAGGGTCAgaggggctggaggcaggagacaGGGTTGTGGTCAGGGCTGCAGAGCATGTCCCTGACACTCAGGATACTCCACCCTGTGGGCTGAAGTCAGCCTCAACCTACCTGGAGTGTGGGGGACTCCGTCCATCTAGCAACAGCCCTCACAGGCCAGGCAGCAGGCTGGGGCCACCCTTCCTCCACCTCTGCGCAAAAGTCCTGTTCTTGGAAAAGCCCTCCTCCCAAATCGGAGATGCCCCCGCCTCCGCCTCGCATGCACACCGTCAGGGAGGGGTTGAGGCGCACCCAGCCcctgctgcctggagctgggCCACCCATGGGGGGTTTGTTGGGGGGTTCCTGGCCCCTGCCCCTCTGAGCTTCGCCTGCAGCCATCCCTGCctccccagggcctggcccagCACAAGCCGGTGCTGCTGTTCTTGACCCACGGGGAGTCGTCCACCGGCGTGCTGCAGCCCCTTGACGGTTTTGGGGAACTCTGCCACAGGTGAACCTGGCCCCAGGGCGGTGGGCCAGAGCACAGCTCAGAGCCAggctgtggggaggggtgggtaCTGGTCCCTCTGGCGCTTCTGCCCCTggtccccaccttggcctctgtcACATGGTGTGGGGTGCAAGCACCTCCCAGGTCCTCTTTGCTCTGGGCTGAGTCTAAAGACAATCCCAGGCCCCGGGGCAGGCTCAGGTGCTCCCTGGCCAAGCACCCCCACGGTGCCCACTGACCTCTGTCCCCATGACTGAAGAGGGCTTGGCACAGACCTCCATATCTTGCCAGGGCCTGTCCCCACCTCGCCCCGAGATTGCAAGGGCACTAAAGCTCCCTGATGCCCTCCActtccctcctccagcctcccttaCCCCCGCATGGGGGTGCACAGGGCAGGGCCTTGAATGGAGTCAGACGGGATTCCTGAGAAATGGGGACAGAGCCCCTTGGGACCTAGCAGTCCCGTCGGCAGGTCTGAGCACAGGACAGAGGAGAGAAACTCCACGGCCAGGGAGGATCCTTCAGCAGGGCCCCCAGCCCGGACAGCTTGCTACATGGACCGTGGCCATGAATAAAGCTCACAAACATAACCTGGCCGGCTTCAGCAACACCCAGGCCGTCCCCACCTGCAGCCAGCACGAGATACtttctgtatctttcttttctttacaagaAAATATGGAGGTGGACGAGGGTGAGAGTTCAGAGGGCGAGAGTTTCGAGGGTGAGAGTTCGGAGGGTGAGAGTTCGGAGGGTGAGAGTTCGCGGTGCTGCTGTTTGTGCTGTTCCGGGACTCTGTCCCCTCCGGCCCTGGACTCTGGCCAGTGGCTGGGCCGAGCAGCTGTTGGCAGAGGGAGACCCAGCTTGGTGCCACCGTGGTCCCTGGGGTCCACACAGGCCCTCATGCGCCTGCTGTCCCTGGGGAACCACAGACTGCCCGGCTGACCCTCTTCGGCACCACTGCAGGGCCCTGCAGCTGGGTCCCACCAGGGCCATGATGCTCCCTCACTCCCCCAGCTCCTTCTGCTCCAATGATCAGGGCTGGAAAAGAAAGAGCCACAGGTCCTGACGGATCCTGACAGGCAGGAGAAGGCAACTGGCCAACTCCTGGGGCACAGGTGGGAGGCACCCCCCCTTCCTTGCCAGCCTGAGGCTCAGAAACCCCATCCAGGCTGGGGCCCAAGCCCTCCAGCGGCCCCCTGCCTCACCTGCGGCCCTCCGTTCCATCCCCCATCTCTCTAGGTACAAGTGCCTGCTCCTGGTGGATTCGGTGGTATCCCTGGGTGGGACCCCTCTCTACATGGACCAGCAAGGTAAGGGTGTGCTCTGAGGGTCCTACCCAGCCCGAGCAGCCAGGGGCTCCGGGTGCAGGAAGCCCTGCTGGAAGTGCGCATCCGGCAGCCAACACTGCGGATTCGGCCTCATCTCCACCCGGCCCAGGGAAACACTCACTCCTTACTGGGGCAAGAGCGGCTCCATGAACTACCCGGCACCCCAGTGTTTCCACTGAGCTTTCAGATCCAGGCATGGGGACTGGCGGGAGGGACAGCTGGTGGGGGACATTTGAGAGGCCCCAGAGCTGTAGTAGAAGCAGTGGCCAGGGCTCCAGTCGATCAGGTGTAGGGGACCCCTCTGCCGAACCCCCAGAGGCTCAGTTTCACATCCGCCCTGCACCCCGCCAGGCTGCCCACAgcagtgagcaccactgcacAGGGTCACCTCGCAGGGAAGCTCACCCAGGCCGGCCGAGGGGACCAAGGCGCCTCCTGTGCCCATCAGCACGTTTACGAGGGAGAGCCTGCACCCTGCGCCCACTGTGGTGCCTGCCCACCCACTCCATGGGAGCCTCTCTGTTTCTGCAGAGCCCCTCCTGATTTGGGAGATctcaggcaggaagggagggattTTTGGGCTGATCCTCAAACTACTACTGAAAGCAGGGACCTGGGGAGGGACCCGGGGACACGGGGCCAGGGGTGGCAGGGCTGTCCCTGGGGACCATTCGCACAGCGGAGGGAGAAGCTGCGCTAAAAGGCTCAGGCCTGAGGTCATGGCTGCCACGCAACAGTGCTGAGATTCGAACCCAGGATTCCCTTCCATGTCTCCCCTCCCATCGTGTACGGATTCTTGTGGGGTCGTAGCCCACCAGCCCATTAGCTAGGCAGGCACCCCACTGGACCGGCCTGCCCTGTGGTGGGGCTCCCCCGTCCCAAACAAACCACCCATCTACAGGCATCGACATCCTGTACTCGGGCTCCCAGAAGGTCCTGAACGCCCCCCCAGGGACCTCGTTCATCTCCTTCAGTGACAAGGCCAAGTGAGTGACCCACAGACCCTCACCTCTGTGCAGGGCTGGGCTCGCAGGGAGCTCAGGTGGCCCGAGGCAGGAGGGGCGGGAGCCAGGCTGGAAGGGCTCCCCAGGCTCCTCCAGCACCTGGCGCTCTCCTGCCCACCCTCCGGGAGGCCAAAGGCACTGCGTTCACGGGGAGTGGGGAGGCCAGGCAAGGGGAGGGCCATGGGCATGTGCAGGGTGCAGAGTCCGCTGCTCTGGAAGTTCCCAGCTTCACACCAAGGAGTGGCCAGGAAAGAACTGAGGGCCTGGGGCCCAGCACCCCAACCCACCCTGGCTTGGCTTCCAGGGGCTGCCCCAAGGCACAACGTGGACCACACATGGTGCCCCCTGCAGTCCCAATCTCACCTCCCGCTCCTGGTGTCCAGATTCcgagccaggccaggcaggggtgggggaagagggccAGGCCTCACAGGCGGTTCACATCCAGCTGCAGCCTGGCAACTGGAGGTGCCGTTCCCCAGAACAGAGAGGACTTTGGGGTGAAGTCAGGAATTCGGTGTTGGACGTGGGAGGTCTGAGATGCCCGTTGGATCACAGGGGAGGGTGAAGGAGGCGGCTGGGTGTGAGTCAGGAGCCTGGGGAGAGACCGGGGCTGGCCCACCAACTTGGAGTTGTAGAGACGGACACATTTAAAGTTTTAAGCCTGGCCAGTGTGCCCTGGGGCCCGAAAGCAGTCACCTTTGGATGATGTGAGAAATGAAGGCTGACCCTGTAGGAAGGGCTGGGGGAGAGAAAGGGGCACACAGAATGGAGGGAGCTGGCCTCAGTGCCCCCATGGCAGGGTCACACCCACATGGGCAGAGGTGCAGGCTGGGCCCAAGGGCCAGCGGTACTGGACAGCTGAGGGACCCAGGACCTGCCCGGTCCCACACTGGCCCCTGAGTATAAATGCAGCTGGGGCAGGCCCTCCTGGGGGCCCCACCCCGTCTCACTCCTGTGAAACAGGACAGCCAGCAAGACTGCTCCTGCCTTCAGCCCAAACTGAGGGGCCGGTGCTCAGGCTGCTTTCCCTCCCCAGAAAGAAGATGTACTCCCGCAAGACGAAGCCCTTCTCCTTCTACCTGGACATCAAGTGGCTGGCCAACTTCTGGGGTTGTGACGGCCAGCCCAGGATGTGAGGCCCGGCAGGGACGGGAAGGTGTGGGGGTGCTGGGCATGGCTGGCTGGGGGGACGCTGACCTTTCGCTGCACTCAGGGATTCTCCGAGCCCCCCACCTTCATGCCACAAGAACCCCAATCAGAGTCCCAGAACTCACCTGCATCGGGCGGTCGGCGTGCCCCACCCTGGGTTTCCCCATCCCTCGACTGGCCCGAGGCTCTGGGCAGGGGCATGGCCCCCACTGCCTCTTCCACAAACTCTGTCCCCCCGCTCAGAGGTCCCAGCACATCCTCGGGCACTTTGGACCTGGCCCTGCCATATCTCCCcactcctgggcctcagtttatcCCCTTTCAAAAGATAATCTTGGCCATAAACCCAAGGCCCCTTATGTTACACACAGGGACAAGGCTCCAGGAATGCTGCCCTAGCCCAGTGGGCACAGAGGGCCAGTGCTGGCTTCGTGGGCACGCTGGGGCTGAGGGGCTCAgcagggtggtggtggtgtgtgtctctGCTCCTGTACCACCCACCGCATCCTGGCCGGGCCCCACATGGAGCCATGCTCTCCCCGGCAGACAAAGCTGCCTTCCCGGTCCAAAGTTCTGAACCCAGACAAGACTCCTGTGGCGGATACCAGCCTGTGCTCAGACAGCCTGTGCTGCTGGGGCTGCGGCAGACAGAGCTAATGCCCCATCTGCCCCCAAACCTGCCCGTGGTGCCGGACCAAGCCCCCTCGTATCTTCCAGGTACCATCACACGATCCCCGTCATCAGCCTGTACAGCCTGAGAGAGAGCCTGGCCCTCATTGCGGAACAGGTGCGTGGGCTGCACTCCACAGGAGGAGACAGGGCCACTGGCTGGATTGTCGAGGGCACGGCCTGCAGAGAAGGAACCATTCCTGGTGCACAGACAGAAGGGAGCCTGCCAGAGAGAGGCCctcagtgggggtgggggagagaggacTGGCCCCGGGCACACTGGCTGTGGGCAGGGCCGGGAGGACGCAGCCCCAGGGACAGATGCAGCAATGGGGCAAGTGTGGACGCTCCCAACCGTTCCACTGCCGTGTGAAGCAGTAAGTGAGGCCCGGTGAGTGGAGGGCTGGGAGAAGGGGAGGCCGCCGAAGGGCCAGAGACATGCAGCCTGCAGATAGGTGGGCGTGGATGTAAAGTGAGGGGCTGGAAGCTCCTGCAGGTTTGTCCTGTGTCCCACAGGGCCCATTGCCAGCCACCAGTCCAGAGTCCAGGAAGGGTCCCCAGGCTGCAGCCAGCTTCCCGTGAGGTTGCAAGGCCGTGCCTGCCATGTTTGTTCTCCTGGGTCCACTCATAAAGCCACTGCCTAGGGCTGGGTTAGTGCCAGGGTACCCCCGTAAGCTGGATGCCACCCGCACCCCTGGGGGAAGGCGAAGGGTCAGGCGCTCACACAGGGAGAGGCTCTAGGGTCGTAAAGGTGGGTGGGGGTTGTGAGTCgtggggggaagggagagaacagGACCAGGGCACAGTCAAGGGTGGAGGCGTGGGGACCTGGCAGAGTGAGGATTGCAGGGGCACGTGTACAGGGAAGACAGGCCAGGGCCAGAGTAGAGAGCAGCTGCTGCCCCGGGGCACCCACCTGGGGTGGCCATGGGAGCTGGTGGCTGGAGACCGGGAGGACCCGAGGTGATGACACTGAGAGGCCCAGGGCTGGGAAGACCACCCCTCACCTGTCCAGAGCTGAGACAGGAGCAGTTCTGGGGAGGATGCCAGGTCAGAGAGCCGGCCATGAGAGGACAGGGGGCCCGGAAGCCAGCAGCCTGAGCCCTGGCCCTGATCCACCCCAGCCCTGTGTAGCCCAACAACCCTTCCCCTCCCTGCTCAACCCCCTCCCCTCTGCAAGGCgttctcccctcctttcctcctgggcCACAGGCAGACCCCCCACCCCGTCTCTCGCAGAcccctcctctgtctctcccagGCCCAGATGTTTCCTCCTGCCTGGGATAGTCCTGGGCCTGCTCCTGGGCAAAGCCAAACTGGGAGCTCCAGGGGCTCCCCTGCACCAAGGCCCGCAGTCAGGTTTTTCCTCCTGCACCACCGAGGGCGGGGcttcctgcccaccccacccATGCCACTGCCCACCGGTGCCATCTCCCACTCAGGGCCTGGAGAACAGCTGGCGCCAGCACCGCGAGACCACAGCGTATCTGCATGGGCGCCTGCAGGCACTGGGGTTGCAGCTCTTCGTGAAGGACCCAGTAAGGAGGCCCCTGGCAGTGGGCAGCCCTGCACCCATGGGGAAGGATGAGGGGCTCCTGCCCAGCTCCCTCAGGAGGGACACTGGCTCCTGAGAAGAGGGGGCGGCTGCCGGGTGGTGTGGCCCCGGGTCCAGGGAGCAGTATCGGCAGGAGCCATGAAGTCACAGCTCCCGGCCTCTGATGCCAGATCTCAGGACGGCCTGTGATCTCCCAGTAGGAAGTTGCCCATCCACTGCCTCCTGAAGGGTGGGGACCCTGCTCTTCCCCAGCCCTTTCTCCCCCGGCTCCTCTGTAACCTGAAACCAGGGCAGATGGCCCCAGCCAAGAGCTGTCACGAAGGCCCGTGTAGGGCCTCTCACCCGCTCGCTGAGCCAGGCCCCTCCTGCAGGCGCTCCGGCTGCCCATGGTCACTACCGTAGTTGTGCCCGCTGGCTATGACTGGCGAGACATCGTCAGCTACGTCTTGGACCATTTCGACATTGAGATCATGGGCGGCCTCGGGCCCTCCGCAGGGAAGGTGAGAGGCAGCGCCTCGAGGGTCTTTTGCAGAACCAAACCCACCACCCCTCCTTGAGCAGGACTGTGCACCAGGTCCGGGGGAGGCCGGGGTCATCCAAGAGCCCAGACCGAGGAGCATCCAGAAGGGTCCGCTCTCCAAGGGGTATCCAGTAGAGTGTGTGCTGTctcccctgctcccaccccagcctgctGAGGTCACCGGGTGCAGCCTTTATGATTCCACTCAGAACGTCTTTCCTTCCCTCTGAGCAGACCCTGGAACCAGGCGGGAAGCCCCATGCCTGGGCCCAGCTGTGTCTCTGAGCGGCAGTGGGAGGGGCCTTCACTGCACCACCCTGCCCTCCCGTATGGCTGCGGGTGCAGAGGGAGGAGAGCCTGACCTGGCCTGGGGGTTTGGGGGCCTCCTCTGCAACCTGTACGGGGCTCTCAGCTCCCCTCATGGACACTGGATGGGTGGTCCTCGCTCAGGAGAGCCCATCCTGGCTCTGGCCAGCCGTTGGTCAGGGTCAGGTGGGTCCCAGGCGGGAGGCTGACGTCGGCCTGGCCCGTGCCCCCCAGGTGCTGCGGATCGGCCTGCTGGGCTGCAATGCCACCCGCGAGAATGTGGACCGCGTGACGGAGGCCCTGGGGGCGGCCTTGCAGCACTGCCCCAAGAACAAGCTGTGACCTGCCTGCTGGCACACACCCGGCCCATGCCCACCCCGAGGGATCAGGAGGATCAGGAGCAAGCAGACCCTGCAAGGTCCCCCAGGCCTGGGGACAGGAAAGCCACGGACccagcccgggaggcagaaccAGGCAGCCCTTTTCCCTCCAGTGGCACCTCCTGGAAACAGTCCACTTGGGCGCAGCACCCAGTGCCTTCCAAATGAGCGGCAGTTCCCCGGCCGTGAGCCTCCCGGGAATGTTTAATAAAAGGCCTGGCCACCTCTTCTCACTGTGTGGGGTGGTCTGTGAAAGAGTCTGACAGGAGAGCATCTCTGCTCTTTGAGCTGCCTGATTGTGGACTTTAGGGGGACACTCCTCATCCTGGAGCCCACAGGGCAGGTCCTCTCCTGGAGGGGGTgctgccaccacactctagccccAGATGTCACACCCCCAAACGTCCTCACGCACCACCTCCAGGCGAACCCACACGGCCCACAGGGCTGGTTGGAGACCCCTCTCACGGACAAGGGCACCTGCGTGCTCCAGAGCACACAGCCAGGACCTGAGCCCATGACACGTGGAAGCCTCCAATGGAAGGCCCCCTATGCTCCCATCCAGCCAGTGCCCACCCCTGGACTGCCTGGCCTCTGTGGCCATAGATCAGCCTGgcatatttgaatttatttatttatttatttatttatttgctttgagacagagtttcactcttgtcgcccaggctggagtgcagtggcacgatctcagctcactacaacctctgcctcccaggttcaagcgattctcctacctcagcctctggactagctgggacgacaggcacgcaccaccatgcctagctaatttttgtattatttagtacagatggggtttcaccatgttggccaggctggtctccatcgaactcctgacctcaagtgatccacctgcctcggcctcccaaagtgctgggattacatgtgtgagctgccgtgcctggccATAGTTAAATTTCGTGGTCAGGGGAACACATGGCAGGTCCTCCACTGTgccagcttctttcacttacagTTTTTGACATTCACATGTGCCATTGTGGGCGCCGGTGTGTCTGTTGCTGAGTGCCGTC encodes the following:
- the AGXT gene encoding alanine--glyoxylate aminotransferase isoform X4, with product MASHKLLVPPPKALLKPLSIPKRLLLGPGPSNLPPRIMSAGGMQIIGPMDKEMYQIMDEIKEGIQYVFQTRNPLTLVITGSGHCALEAALVNVLEPGDSFLVGVNGIWGQRAMDIGERMGKGESQVGMALAPSFKASLVSLCLKLAALSPGARVHPMTKDPGGHYTLQEVEEGLAQHKPVLLFLTHGESSTGVLQPLDGFGELCHRYKCLLLVDSVVSLGGTPLYMDQQGIDILYSGSQKVLNAPPGTSFISFSDKAKKKMYSRKTKPFSFYLDIKWLANFWGCDGQPRMYHHTIPVISLYSLRESLALIAEQGLENSWRQHRETTAYLHGRLQALGLQLFVKDPVLRIGLLGCNATRENVDRVTEALGAALQHCPKNKL
- the AGXT gene encoding alanine--glyoxylate aminotransferase isoform X2, which gives rise to MASHKLLVPPPKALLKPLSIPKRLLLGPGPSNLPPRIMSAGGMQIIGPMDKEMYQIMDEIKEGIQYVFQTRNPLTLVITGSGHCALEAALVNVLEPGDSFLVGVNGIWGQRAMDIGERMGARVHPMTKDPGGHYTLQEVEEGLAQHKPVLLFLTHGESSTGVLQPLDGFGELCHRYKCLLLVDSVVSLGGTPLYMDQQGIDILYSGSQKVLNAPPGTSFISFSDKAKKKMYSRKTKPFSFYLDIKWLANFWGCDGQPRMYHHTIPVISLYSLRESLALIAEQGLENSWRQHRETTAYLHGRLQALGLQLFVKDPALRLPMVTTVVVPAGYDWRDIVSYVLDHFDIEIMGGLGPSAGKVLRIGLLGCNATRENVDRVTEALGAALQHCPKNKL
- the AGXT gene encoding alanine--glyoxylate aminotransferase isoform X5; translation: MASHKLLVPPPKALLKPLSIPKRLLLGPGPSNLPPRIMSAGGMQIIGPMDKEMYQIMDEIKEGIQYVFQTRNPLTLVITGSGHCALEAALVNVLEPGDSFLVGVNGIWGQRAMDIGERMGARVHPMTKDPGGHYTLQEVEEGLAQHKPVLLFLTHGESSTGVLQPLDGFGELCHRYKCLLLVDSVVSLGGTPLYMDQQGIDILYSGSQKVLNAPPGTSFISFSDKAKKKMYSRKTKPFSFYLDIKWLANFWGCDGQPRMYHHTIPVISLYSLRESLALIAEQGLENSWRQHRETTAYLHGRLQALGLQLFVKDPDCAPGPGEAGVIQEPRPRSIQKGPLSKGYPVECVLSPLLPPQPAEVTGCSLYDSTQNVFPSL
- the AGXT gene encoding alanine--glyoxylate aminotransferase isoform X1, which encodes MASHKLLVPPPKALLKPLSIPKRLLLGPGPSNLPPRIMSAGGMQIIGPMDKEMYQIMDEIKEGIQYVFQTRNPLTLVITGSGHCALEAALVNVLEPGDSFLVGVNGIWGQRAMDIGERMGKGESQVGMALAPSFKASLVSLCLKLAALSPGARVHPMTKDPGGHYTLQEVEEGLAQHKPVLLFLTHGESSTGVLQPLDGFGELCHRYKCLLLVDSVVSLGGTPLYMDQQGIDILYSGSQKVLNAPPGTSFISFSDKAKKKMYSRKTKPFSFYLDIKWLANFWGCDGQPRMYHHTIPVISLYSLRESLALIAEQGLENSWRQHRETTAYLHGRLQALGLQLFVKDPALRLPMVTTVVVPAGYDWRDIVSYVLDHFDIEIMGGLGPSAGKVLRIGLLGCNATRENVDRVTEALGAALQHCPKNKL
- the AGXT gene encoding alanine--glyoxylate aminotransferase isoform X7; its protein translation is MASHKLLVPPPKALLKPLSIPKRLLLGPGPSNLPPRIMSAGGMQIIGPMDKEMYQIMDEIKEGIQYVFQTRNPLTLVITGSGHCALEAALVNVLEPGDSFLVGVNGIWGQRAMDIGERMGARVHPMTKDPGGHYTLQEVEEGLAQHKPVLLFLTHGESSTGVLQPLDGFGELCHRYKCLLLVDSVVSLGGTPLYMDQQGIDILYSGSQKVLNAPPGTSFISFSDKAKKKMYSRKTKPFSFYLDIKWLANFWGCDGQPRMYHHTIPVISLYSLRESLALIAEQGLENSWRQHRETTAYLHGRLQALGLQLFVKDPVLRIGLLGCNATRENVDRVTEALGAALQHCPKNKL
- the AGXT gene encoding alanine--glyoxylate aminotransferase isoform X3, which translates into the protein MASHKLLVPPPKALLKPLSIPKRLLLGPGPSNLPPRIMSAGGMQIIGPMDKEMYQIMDEIKEGIQYVFQTRNPLTLVITGSGHCALEAALVNVLEPGDSFLVGVNGIWGQRAMDIGERMGKGESQVGMALAPSFKASLVSLCLKLAALSPGARVHPMTKDPGGHYTLQEVEEGLAQHKPVLLFLTHGESSTGVLQPLDGFGELCHRYKCLLLVDSVVSLGGTPLYMDQQGIDILYSGSQKVLNAPPGTSFISFSDKAKKKMYSRKTKPFSFYLDIKWLANFWGCDGQPRMYHHTIPVISLYSLRESLALIAEQGLENSWRQHRETTAYLHGRLQALGLQLFVKDPDCAPGPGEAGVIQEPRPRSIQKGPLSKGCCGSACWAAMPPARMWTA
- the AGXT gene encoding alanine--glyoxylate aminotransferase isoform X6, with translation MASHKLLVPPPKALLKPLSIPKRLLLGPGPSNLPPRIMSAGGMQIIGPMDKEMYQIMDEIKEGIQYVFQTRNPLTLVITGSGHCALEAALVNVLEPGDSFLVGVNGIWGQRAMDIGERMGARVHPMTKDPGGHYTLQEVEEGLAQHKPVLLFLTHGESSTGVLQPLDGFGELCHRYKCLLLVDSVVSLGGTPLYMDQQGIDILYSGSQKVLNAPPGTSFISFSDKAKKKMYSRKTKPFSFYLDIKWLANFWGCDGQPRMYHHTIPVISLYSLRESLALIAEQGLENSWRQHRETTAYLHGRLQALGLQLFVKDPDCAPGPGEAGVIQEPRPRSIQKGPLSKGCCGSACWAAMPPARMWTA
- the AGXT gene encoding alanine--glyoxylate aminotransferase isoform X8 — its product is MTKDPGGHYTLQEVEEGLAQHKPVLLFLTHGESSTGVLQPLDGFGELCHRYKCLLLVDSVVSLGGTPLYMDQQGIDILYSGSQKVLNAPPGTSFISFSDKAKKKMYSRKTKPFSFYLDIKWLANFWGCDGQPRMYHHTIPVISLYSLRESLALIAEQGLENSWRQHRETTAYLHGRLQALGLQLFVKDPALRLPMVTTVVVPAGYDWRDIVSYVLDHFDIEIMGGLGPSAGKVLRIGLLGCNATRENVDRVTEALGAALQHCPKNKL
- the AGXT gene encoding alanine--glyoxylate aminotransferase isoform X9, with product MDQQGIDILYSGSQKVLNAPPGTSFISFSDKAKKKMYSRKTKPFSFYLDIKWLANFWGCDGQPRMYHHTIPVISLYSLRESLALIAEQGLENSWRQHRETTAYLHGRLQALGLQLFVKDPALRLPMVTTVVVPAGYDWRDIVSYVLDHFDIEIMGGLGPSAGKVLRIGLLGCNATRENVDRVTEALGAALQHCPKNKL